TAAAAACAGGGAGAATAATTGCTATTTAAAAAACTTCATTTATGCGTCAAGGCAAATAAAGCTGATTTCAACATCAATTTAGCCGCTTTATCCCACAAATGAGTACGCAGCAACAACAAAATTGTTGTACGAATTGACAAACGTTTCACGACAAAAAGCTCAGCTGCCTTGTGCAAAATTGCCTTTTTTTCTTTTTCTGGCATAGCTGTTTTAGCAAGCTTCCGGCATAAACGAAAATAGTACAAATGAGCCTTATACAGCAAATAAGCACAACATTTCTTATCACCTACAATAGTTTCAGCATAAAATGCTTGAGTGAGATAAGCTTCAATACCATAAACCTGCTTTGGACTCATTTTCTGCACAATAGAATTTGGCCATATACGATAATGCACCAAAACCTGCGGATAATAAAAATACGTTTGGCATTCATGCAGCAGACTAGGTGTATTCGCAATATCTTCGTAGGCAGGAATAGTAAAACGGCAAACTTTTGTCGCCAACTGGCGTCGGAAAACTTTATTCCAGAAATAATGTTTTCCATCCATAATAGCAAGATGGAACAAGTTTCCATTTTTCTGATGCAGTAAAGTATTGGCCGGAGCAATCGATAAATGCTCCTTCGATTTCAACTTACCAGTATTATCAAAAAATACATCATAATCAAATAGAAGCACATCTGGATGGTATTGTTTCAAAATACCCATAATCTGTTGGACTGCTAGCGATTCAACCTTATCATCCGAATCAATAAACCAAATATACTCAGCTTGAGTTGAATGTAAGAGACATTGGCGTACCTGCGTAATACCTTTATTTTCCTGACCACACAACACGCGAATAAATGCATCTGGGTAAATTTGCTGATATTTTCGGATAATAGCCAGCGAGTCGTCCTGCGAACAATCATCATAAAAAATCACTTCAACATTAGCCGGCAAATTTGGCAATAAAGATTCCAGCAATTCAGGTAGATAAACTCCTACATTGAATACCGGAATCAGAATACTTAACTCTATTTTGCCCATATCAGCGAAAATATCCTTCATCTCCCACAAACTTATTCTTCAAAATCACTTTGTATAATAGGTACCATTAGTCGTTGCGCACATCTTGATACAGACAGCTGACGACAGCCCATACGTAACTGCGCCGCCAGCCGACGGTATTTAAAACATAAATAATGATAAAAATGGTTAGCCTGTGGTTTAACATTATTTTCAGGTGTTATCGTTGAAACAAAAGAAACAGGAGGGTTCAAACCATAATTAGCACATTGATCCAGTTGAATGGCAGCAGCCGGATAAACCTGCCAGCCATTTAAGTCATAAGACCGGCATAAAAAAGCGTCAGCCAATGCCGGAGCCGTAAACTGCGCTCTGTTTAACAGCTTACGTGCTCCTGATGGAAATAAAACGTAAGCAGCAGCACCTGTTCGATCCTGATATAAACGTCGCAATTCATAACCCTTAATCAAAGCCAAGCTTTTTCGATCCAGCCACTTTCTCCGGTGCCTAGTTTCCAGATTCACATAATCTAACTCACAAGTCAGAGAAGATATTGTTGTCAAAAGTTCAGCCGTTTTATGTGAAAGCAACGCATCATCTTCAAGAATTAACCAAGGCTGACCAGTTTCCAAAACAAATTGCCAGGCTGCTTTATGGCTCAAAAAACAGGCTAATTCTGCCGGACGTAATTTACGCTCCCAACCATTTGCCTGATGCTCATACTGATCAGATAATATATCTTTCGTACTCACCGCATCCAGACGCCGCATGGGAATCTGTAAATGAGTCAGCTGCTGACGCTGGAATCTCAGTCGCTCGGCAGAATGTTCCAGATTAATTACTAAAGCAGAAATCATCTGTTACTTTCATTACAGATATTTATTACAATGAACCATCTACAATGAACCATCAAGTCGGTTTGGGAACAAAATATTCTCAATTTCAAGAATCCTATCCATCCGGCGCTGTACCTTACTTTTTCGAATAGAAAACAATTTTCCATTGGTTCGCAGATTTTCATGAACCACGCGCGCGGCCTGCAACTGCTCTATATAAACCCGTTGTTTGGGGGCGAGTAAATTATCCTCACGATCAAAAATCCAGCAAAAGCCCACTGGCAAATGAGCAACTTTATAGCGAGGATGTGCAGAAGCTTGGTCTGCCGCAATTACAGATTGTAATACCTCTTGATCCCATATTGTCGGCTGAGCAATACACTGACGGTTCCATTCGGCCAATAAATGTCTGGCAGCAGCTGTATCCTGAAAAAATAAAGTAGCCGAAACTAAATGACCATCACCCAAATCATAATAAACAGCTATATCACAATCCAGACCAGCCAAATATTTTAACGGTGAAACATGGAAAACCGCATCCACATCGACATACAACATCGGACCACTCACCAAATCGCGCTCATGCATCAAATAGTTCGACTTAAAAGAAGTATTAGCTTCCCATCCCCCCTTACTGGAAATCGTTGTAATTTTAACTTTGATATTTAAACGCTCAGCAGAAGCACACATCCGTTTCGCTTCATGCGTATAAAACTCATCATCCGTATGATAAGCCACCACTGTCACCCCATCAGCAACAGAAGCTTTCATTTCTTCCGTTACCACTTCAGCTAGCGGTACCACAACCCGACGATTCTTCGCACGCCAAGCATATTCCCTACCCAGTTTAACCATTATTGATATTCTCAAACATGAACGAGATTAATTATAACCGCGACCAACCATACATGCGTATTACATCCAGTCTGCGTCGCCAATGTCGCCCCTTCACAAAAAATCTTATAAATTTTTGCCAAAATGTCAATTTAAAGCGCACTCGATGAGGAATATCAGAATCCAGTGACTGAAATGCCAATGGTTCAGCCAGAAATCCCTCTTTTAACAAACCACCACAATAATGCCAAACTTTATCGATCGGATAAAAAAGATTATCACTGGCCAAAAGCATTTGTTTTGCCCCTTGCAAAGAGACAATATAACAACAAGCTAGAGAGGGAGCAAAATCACATTCACAGGCAATCATCCCATTATGCAAAGCATGTAAACGATAAATTTTCCACTTAACAATTGCCTTGACCTCTATCATCCGCCAAGCTTTACGCTTTATCACTTGCCAAAATGCTGGACGAATAAGTTGTTTTTGGGAAAGTGATTTTTTAATTTCCACAGCATCAATATCATAATATGGGCGCTTCAAAGTCAGATTCAAAAAATCAAATGAATGATAATTTTTTTCTTCAGCAATTAAAGAAACCAGCTCAGAGCTCAACTGAACATCATCTTCCAGCACTAAAGCAAAAGGAATACTCTCATCTACCATCCGCTGCCAGACGGCTCGATGAGATAAAGCACAGCCAAACTCTCCGTTAACAGCCTTACGTTTACACTCTAAGGCAAATCTCGGCTGATTTAAAAATACTTTCTGCTCATCCGTTAAACAATTACCATCAACAGCACTGATTCGTTCGAAATCAATCCCCAAATTCCCCAATTGCCGTTTAACGAAAATTAACCTATCTGAACGTCGATCCAGATTTATTAAAAAGGTTTTGAGCATTTATTCAACACCATACCAACGAAATCATAATTTATTCATAAATTATAACCAAAAACCACAAAACAATTCACAGATATTGTTTCTCTTAAAACCACTGAAACCTACATATACTGCTAAAATACGGATCTAACTTAACCAATAACCCCTAACAGATTCACAACAATTTAAAACCACAACTCTCCAAAAGTAATTTAACAATGCCGCAACAAACTATTATTCTAGCTATGTCGAGCTATAGCGACTTCGCCTGTGCCATCAAAACTCATCTAGAATATCATAATTACAAAGTTATCTTTATTGACAGTACTTCAGAAACACTGAAAAAAAAGATTGAAGCTAATTTTCATTATCCCAGTCTGAAAACGCATATCATTAATACTATCCGAAAAATATTTTTGTTCGACTTCACCTATAAAGCTGTACTGAAAGAACAAATCTATCACCAGGAGCTATATGACAAAATCCAGAATACACTAGGAAATCATAATTATGACTATACACTAGTTATACGTCCGGATCTGTTTTCCATCGCAACATTAGAGCTTCTGAAAAGCCATACAAAAAAGAAATTTATAGGCTATCAGTGGAATGGTATCAAACGCTTTCCCAAAACCGTTCCAACAATAAATTTGTTCGATCGTTTTTTTGTATTTGATCCTTTAGATGTAAATAATCCGGAATATAGCCAATTTCATTTGAAAGGGATGAGTAATTTTTATTTTGACATGTACCATCCACAACCAGTACCCCATAAAGGGCTCATTGCCTACTTCGTAGGATTACATGTTGACAACAGAACAAAAGCCCTCCAAACCTGTGCAAAAGCACTGATAGAAAATGGCGTGAATTTAGATTTCAATATCAAATTGCGCCCTTCCGAAGCAAGCAAAGCAGTCCAATATACAGAACAAAACATATGTTTAATTGCTCAAAATATTTCTTTTGAAGACAATTTAAAGCACGTTAATAAGGCTGACATACTTATAGATATCGTTAACCCGATACACAATGGCTTATCATTTAGAGTATTTGAAGCCTTGTACTATAGAAAAAAATTAATAACTAATAATTCATATATAAAGAATTATGATTTTTACCATCCTGATAACATTTTTATCTGGACAAAAGAAAAAGACTTGCAGCAATTAAGTGATTTTTTAGTCAGACCATTAATCAGCATTCATCCTGATATCATATCGAAATACAGTTTTGCCAATTGGATAAAAAATATTCTGGACGATTCACCTTACAAAGAAATATCAGTTATATAACATTGAAGCTACTGCCCAATATAGCTAGGCTAAAACCTTACATGCTTAATTGAAAATGAAAGGATTGAGATACAAAATACAGATACGTAAATCTTTTAAAAACCGTATCTTGTATTTTGTATATACGAACTATTATCAAAAAATCAGTACAGTTTAATCATTAAAAATTCAATCAACAACATTTGAAAAATAAGCATTATCAAAATAAAACATGAAAATCAATTATTTACAATAACTAAATGTTAACATCAGCTGAACTTCTGTTTTCACCAAACTGCATACGGTGTAGCACTGCATAACGACCGTTTCTGGCTAACAAATCCTTATGTTTACCTTGCTCAACAATTCTACCCTGATGCATCACCACAATATTGTCAGCAGTTTCAATAGTTGAAAGCCGATGAGCAATAACAATTGTAGTCCGATTTTTCATCAGAGTTTCCAGAGCTGATTGAACCAACCTTTCAGATTCTGTATCCAGTGCACTAGTAGCCTCATCCAGAATTAAAATAGGCGCATCTTTTAACAGTGCACGCGCAATGGCTAGTCTCTGTCTCTGACCACCAGAAAGTTTCATCCCCTGATCACCTACTTGAGTTTGTAAACCTTCAGGCATATTACTAATAAAAGACCAAGCATTAGCGGCCTTTGCAGCCTGAATAATATCAGCCTCTGTAGCCTCAGGGCAGCCATAAGTAATATTATTGGCTATAGTATCATTAAACAAAACAACATCCTGACTAACTAGCGCCATCTGGGAGCGGAGACTTTTTAATTCAAAATCTTTTACATCAATTCCACCAATACTTAAGTGCCCACTAGTCACATCATAAAACCTTGGAATCAGATTAACTGTAGAGGTTTTACCGCAACCCGACTCACCAACCAACGCAACTACACTGCCCTGTTTAATCGTCAGACTCAAATGATCAATCGCGTTTTTATTTGCTTCACCGTAACGTAATGTTACATTATTAAAAGTTATATCACCTATCGGTGAAACAAGCTGTTTTACCCCAAGATCTTTTTCTTCAGGCTCGTCCAGAAAATGGAAAACACTATCTGCAGCCATCAAACCTGTCTGCAACACACTAGACATATTAGTAATTCGCTTTAATGGATCAAACATCATCAGCATAGCTGATAGAAAAGACATAAAATCACCGGCAGTAAATCCTGCATGACTGGCTCTTTTAGCAGCAACATACAAAATAATCGATAAAGAAGTTGCAATTAATAATTGCGTCACAGCACTGCCTATAGAAGTATAAGACTGGCGTCTTACTGCAAGGCTTCGTAATGCTTTATTTGTCTTTTCCAAACGATTCTGTTCATAATTTTGACCGCCATAGATACGTACCACACGAGTACCATCAATGGATTCAGACAAAATCTGCATCACCTGACCAAGATCATTTTGACTTCGTGTAACCAATCGACGGATGCGTTTATTAATAATCCTTACACACCACGCAATCAAAGGAATGGTCACAAAAGTAATTAACGTAAGTTGCCAATCAAGATAAAACAACCAGATTAATAAACCAAGAACGGTAACACCGTCTTTAGCAAACACAGTAATCACATCAAAACCGGCTGCAGTAATCCCTTTGGCGTCATTCGTAATCCGTGACATCATACGCCCACGGCTATTTTCCTGATAATAGCCGATTGGAAGCATCATCATTTTGGCAAACAAATCCCGCTGAATTACCTGAACCATCTGATTCGAAATATATGCACTAGTGTATTCATTAATATAATTAGCAATACCACGAAAAATAAATAAACCGACAATTTCAAATGGAACCCATTTCATGGCTTCCATGTTTTTTTCGACGAATCCATTATCGATGATTGGTTTCAACAAATAAGCAAACAGAGGCCCTGTTACCCCTACCACAACCATAGCCAGCACAGAGATAAAGAAATACTTTACAAGTCCCCGCATATAGGGGAACAACCTCTTATACAGATTCTTCGGTGAATAGGCATTGGTTTCTTTACTTTTTTTCATTCGTTACCTAGAACAATCAAAACATAAATGTTATATAAGTTTAATATAGATCGTTAATACATTGTATTAATCAAAATCTTTCAAATACAAAAACTTTTAAAATATTAAACACCACAAGCAATTATCCAAGCTAATTATCCTATCTAGCCTAAATCATCACATCAATCATAACTAAGTATATTCTACCAAAACAAGAAAATCTTGCATGGAAAGTTTAAAAAGATTCATATTTATTGATAATAAAAATATTGATTAGTTAATATTAAAATTATGAGAACATCTATATTAGATAATAATAAATTTAATTATAAACAAACATATTTATTCTTAGAAAATAAACAATGTCTAGTAATCAATTAAAACTTTCTAAATAAAATTTAATACCAAATAATCTCGCAAGATTGATTAAAAAAAACACAACACTTAAAATAATTAGTTTCAAATTGCCAAAAACTCTAGTTTGAATTTGTTTCATGAGAAATAAAACTATTTTATTAGCCATGCCACCAAGTAATGGTATCGTAGACTTAATTGCAAAAAATTTGCAATTTCATGGGTATGAAGTATTTCGTGTGGATAGCATATTAGATTTTGAATATGCAAGCATCAAAGACCGAATATCCAATTTTTTTATAAAGCATGCCTTACGTAACAATAATTACAAAGAAAAATTGAAAGCGAAACAATGTTTAAATAAAGCAGAATTACTAATTGGAAACAAACAATATGATTACACTATTGTTATCCGACCAGATTTATACCCTAAAAGTGTTTTAGAAATGTTAAAACAGCAAACCAAAATTAAATTTATAGGATATCAATGGGATGGACTTAAAAGATTTCCGGTAATAAATCTTATACATTTATTTGATAAGTTCTATATATTCGATCATACAGATATAATAAATAAAGAATATAAAAAATACCATCTACATAAGACTACAAATTTTTATTTTGATATGCTTACGCCCCAAAATATAAAAAATGATGTGATGCAGGCTTATTATATTGGAGATCATCAAACTTGTCGCGTACAAGCAATTGAGCAATGCATAACAAATCTTACTGCCAATGGAATTAAAACAAAGTTTATTATCCCTACAAGCAAAAGAAAAGATATTAATTGCTATCAATCTAAGCATATCATTTTTGGCAAAGAAAACCGAATTAATTATTTTGAAAATTTAAAAAATGTGAATTCATCAGATATACTGGTCGACTTTGTAGTTGGAGGACATCATGGTCTTTCTTTTCGTCATTTTGAAGCTCTTTATTATCAAAAAAAATTAATTACAACAAATATATATGTTAAAAATTATGATTTCTATCATCCAGAAAATATATATATATGGGAAGATAAAACACATAATGATATTAAAGATTTTCTAAAAGAACCTTTTAAACCAATAAAAGCAGAAATATTCCAAAAATATAGTTTCAAAAACTGGATAGAACAAATCCTTTACTCATAAGCTTAATAAGGTAAACTATTAAAATATAACAAATACCTATAAATTTTTTGTTTTATATGATTTTTTATATACAATTTGCTCGTAAAAAGTTATACTAAAAAATTGATTTAAATAAATTTTACAACTAGCAATTTTTCTGACGCAAAGTAATAAGTAAGCAAAATTGTGAAATATTGTTATCATGATTATTAGGTTTTTGGTGTGACGCATTATGAATTCAACCGACTTTCAATCTATTCTTACCTCTGCGCAACAATACTATGCGCAAAATTTACAAAAAATTGATCAAACATATATTAATAATGTTTTAGAAAAATCTAATGACTTTGAAGTAATATCTTTTGATATTTTTGATACGCTTTTAACTCGATTATTTGAATGTCCTATTGACTTATTCGCTTACGTAGAAAATCAGCTCCAAGTGAATAATAGTAATTTAAAAGATTTTGCTAGAAATAGACTCCTAGCAGAAGCACAAA
This portion of the Snodgrassella alvi genome encodes:
- a CDS encoding glycosyltransferase family 2 protein; protein product: MGKIELSILIPVFNVGVYLPELLESLLPNLPANVEVIFYDDCSQDDSLAIIRKYQQIYPDAFIRVLCGQENKGITQVRQCLLHSTQAEYIWFIDSDDKVESLAVQQIMGILKQYHPDVLLFDYDVFFDNTGKLKSKEHLSIAPANTLLHQKNGNLFHLAIMDGKHYFWNKVFRRQLATKVCRFTIPAYEDIANTPSLLHECQTYFYYPQVLVHYRIWPNSIVQKMSPKQVYGIEAYLTQAFYAETIVGDKKCCAYLLYKAHLYYFRLCRKLAKTAMPEKEKKAILHKAAELFVVKRLSIRTTILLLLRTHLWDKAAKLMLKSALFALTHK
- a CDS encoding glycosyltransferase family 25 protein, translating into MISALVINLEHSAERLRFQRQQLTHLQIPMRRLDAVSTKDILSDQYEHQANGWERKLRPAELACFLSHKAAWQFVLETGQPWLILEDDALLSHKTAELLTTISSLTCELDYVNLETRHRRKWLDRKSLALIKGYELRRLYQDRTGAAAYVLFPSGARKLLNRAQFTAPALADAFLCRSYDLNGWQVYPAAAIQLDQCANYGLNPPVSFVSTITPENNVKPQANHFYHYLCFKYRRLAAQLRMGCRQLSVSRCAQRLMVPIIQSDFEE
- a CDS encoding putative nucleotide-diphospho-sugar transferase, translating into MVKLGREYAWRAKNRRVVVPLAEVVTEEMKASVADGVTVVAYHTDDEFYTHEAKRMCASAERLNIKVKITTISSKGGWEANTSFKSNYLMHERDLVSGPMLYVDVDAVFHVSPLKYLAGLDCDIAVYYDLGDGHLVSATLFFQDTAAARHLLAEWNRQCIAQPTIWDQEVLQSVIAADQASAHPRYKVAHLPVGFCWIFDREDNLLAPKQRVYIEQLQAARVVHENLRTNGKLFSIRKSKVQRRMDRILEIENILFPNRLDGSL
- a CDS encoding glycosyltransferase family 25 protein; this encodes MLKTFLINLDRRSDRLIFVKRQLGNLGIDFERISAVDGNCLTDEQKVFLNQPRFALECKRKAVNGEFGCALSHRAVWQRMVDESIPFALVLEDDVQLSSELVSLIAEEKNYHSFDFLNLTLKRPYYDIDAVEIKKSLSQKQLIRPAFWQVIKRKAWRMIEVKAIVKWKIYRLHALHNGMIACECDFAPSLACCYIVSLQGAKQMLLASDNLFYPIDKVWHYCGGLLKEGFLAEPLAFQSLDSDIPHRVRFKLTFWQKFIRFFVKGRHWRRRLDVIRMYGWSRL
- the msbA gene encoding lipid A export permease/ATP-binding protein MsbA, whose product is MKKSKETNAYSPKNLYKRLFPYMRGLVKYFFISVLAMVVVGVTGPLFAYLLKPIIDNGFVEKNMEAMKWVPFEIVGLFIFRGIANYINEYTSAYISNQMVQVIQRDLFAKMMMLPIGYYQENSRGRMMSRITNDAKGITAAGFDVITVFAKDGVTVLGLLIWLFYLDWQLTLITFVTIPLIAWCVRIINKRIRRLVTRSQNDLGQVMQILSESIDGTRVVRIYGGQNYEQNRLEKTNKALRSLAVRRQSYTSIGSAVTQLLIATSLSIILYVAAKRASHAGFTAGDFMSFLSAMLMMFDPLKRITNMSSVLQTGLMAADSVFHFLDEPEEKDLGVKQLVSPIGDITFNNVTLRYGEANKNAIDHLSLTIKQGSVVALVGESGCGKTSTVNLIPRFYDVTSGHLSIGGIDVKDFELKSLRSQMALVSQDVVLFNDTIANNITYGCPEATEADIIQAAKAANAWSFISNMPEGLQTQVGDQGMKLSGGQRQRLAIARALLKDAPILILDEATSALDTESERLVQSALETLMKNRTTIVIAHRLSTIETADNIVVMHQGRIVEQGKHKDLLARNGRYAVLHRMQFGENRSSADVNI